Proteins encoded within one genomic window of Brassica rapa cultivar Chiifu-401-42 chromosome A09, CAAS_Brap_v3.01, whole genome shotgun sequence:
- the LOC103838099 gene encoding peroxisome biogenesis protein 12, with product MLILEGHSLRTTDALFAESLYGLRRKSVRLRLSKGSSKEVQRSTLEKRQRVLSVVFLVVLPYFKSKSHGISNKEREARLWESLWGSKNQGFDEANFFTGEETVVLRGDSGNH from the exons ATGCTTATCCTCGAAGGACATAGCTTAAGAACCACAG ATGCTTTGTTTGCTGAATCATTGTATGGTTTGAGGAGAAAGTCAGTTAGGTTGAGATTAAGCAAAGGTTCCAGTAAAGAAGTTCAACGTTCTACTTTAGAGAAACGCCAGAGAGTCCTCTCTGTTGTGTTTCTG gttGTGTTACCGTATTTTAAATCAAAGTCGCATGGTATATCTAACAAGGAAAGGGAAGCGAGGCTCTGGGAGAGTTTATGGGGATCAAAGAATCAAGGGTTTGATGAAGCTAATTTCTTTACAGGAGAGGAAACAGTTGTTTTAAGAGGGGATAGTGGGAATCATTAG
- the LOC103838098 gene encoding U3 small nucleolar ribonucleoprotein protein IMP4: MLRRNVRLRKEYLYRKNLEGNEREIYEKKRKIREALQEGKPIPTELRNEEAKLRQEIDLEDQNTAVPRSHIDDEYANATEKEPKILLTTSRDPSAPLTRFVKELNIVFPNASKLNRGSQVISEIIETARSHDFTDVIFVSENRGKPDGLIISHLPFGPTAYFQLLNVVTRHEIQTKKEMGKMSEQYPHLIFERFTTQMGKRVMNILKHIFPVPKLDAKRIVTFSNESDYISFRNHVYDKGEGGPKSIELKEIGPRFELRLYQVKLGTLEQDEAEVEWVLRPYMNTAKKRKFLGE, from the exons ATGTTGCGCAGGAACGTTAGGTTAAGAAAAGAGTATCTCTACAGGAAAAACTTGGAAGGTAATGAGCGTGAGATCTACGAGAAGAAGCGCAAGATAAGAGAAGCCCTCCAAG AAGGGAAGCCGATTCCTACTGAGCTCCGTAACGAGGAGGCGAAGCTTCGTCAGGAGATTGATCTCGAAGATCAAAACACTGCCG TTCCGAGGAGTCATATTGATGATGAATACGCAAATGCAACTGAGAAAGAACCCAAGATTTTGTTGACTACCTCTAGGGATCCAAGTGCTCCTCTTACGCGATTCGTTAAG GAATTGAACATTGTGTTTCCTAACGCCAGTAAACTGAATCGTGGTAGTCAG GTCATTTCTGAGATTATTGAAACGGCGCGTTCTCATGATTTTACTGATGTGATATTTGTTTCTGAGAACCGTGGTAAGCCTGATGGTCTTATTATCTCTCATCTCCCGTTCGGACCAACTGCCTACTTTCAGTTACTTAATGTG GTAACAAGACATGAAATTCAAACCAAGAAAGAAATGGGAAAAATGTCTGAGCAATATCCTCACCTCATTTTTGAACGCTTTACAACCCAg ATGGGTAAAAGAGTTATGAACATCTTAAAACACATCTTCCCAGTTCCGAAGCTGGATGCAAAGCGTATTGTTACGTTTTCTAATGAATCTGACTACATTTCATTCAG gaatcATGTGTATGATAAAGGAGAAGGAGGCCCGAAATCGATAGAGCTAAAAGAAATTGGTCCTCGGTTTGAGTTGCGGCTCTACCAG GTGAAATTAGGAACATTGGAACAAGATGAAGCAGAGGTCGAATGGGTTCTGAGACCCTACATGAACACTGCTAAAAAACGCAAGTTTCTCGGTGAATGA